A region of the Candidatus Kryptobacter tengchongensis genome:
GGGCACGGCGGTGTATTTGATAGGTTTGACAGCTTAATTTATGTTGCACCACTTGTCTATCTTTACTTTGTCATTTTTAAATGAAAATCTCAACAGAAAATGAAAAACGAGAAAAAGAAAATACATCTTTTAACCCTTGGTTGCCCTAAAAATCTCGTGGACTCAGAGATTTTGATGAGTAGATTAAAAGATAAATTTCAAATCGTTGAAAAACCAGAAAAAGCTCAAATCCTGATCATAAACACATGTGGATTCATCAATTCAGCCAAGCAGGAATCAATAGATAAAATTTTTGAAGCGATTGAACTCAAAGAGAAAGGAAAACTTGATAAAATTTATGTTATGGGCTGTTTATCCGAGCGATACAAAGACGAACTTGAAAATGAGATACCCGAAGTTGATAAATTTTTCGGCGTTGAAAAGTTTAGCGAAGTTTTAAAGGAACTTGGCATAGATTACAAATATGAACTTCTGGGTGAAAGAGATGTTTTGACCACAGGACACTATGCGTATCTCAAAATCTCTGAAGGATGTGATAATCCCTGCTCCTTTTGCGCTATACCTCTAATCCGTGGAAAGCACACAAGCCGTCCAATGGAGGAAATAATAAAAGAAGCCAGAAAACTTGCATGGAAAGGTGTTAAAGAGCTAATCATTATCGCACAGGATACAACCTATTACGGGCTTGATATCTACGGTGAAAGAAAACTTGCAGAGCTTTTATCCCGACTTTCAGAAATTGACGGAATTGAATGGATCAGACTTATGTATACATTTCCAGCAAAGTTTCCTGAAGAAGTTCTTGATGTTATCGCTCATAATCCCAAGATTTGCAAATATATTGATATACCAATTCAGCACATTTCCGATAAAGTTTTAAAATCAATGAGACGTGGGATTACAAAACGAAAAACGATTGAACTCCTTGAAAAAATTAGGGAAAAAATTTCAGATGTTTCAATAAGAACAAGCTTAATTGTCGGCTATCCTGAGGAAACCCAAAAAGAATTTGAGGAATTACTTGATTTTGTCTACCGGTTCAAATTTGATCGTCTTGGTGTTTTCACATATTCACAAGAGGAGGGAACCTTTGCCTACAAACTTGGCGATCCAATCCCAGATGAAGAGAAAGAGCGAAGAATGGCTTTAATCATGAACGCACAACATGACATCATAATTGAGAAAAATGAAAATATGCTCGGCAAAAAGGTAAGGGTTTTAATAGATAGAAAAGAAAAGAATTATTATGTCGGCAGGACGCAATGGGATGCCCCAGAAATTGACCTTGAAGTTCTAATACAAAATGAGAATTTAAAAGTAGGAGAGTTTTACGAAGTTGAAATTTACGATTTTTTTGAGTATGATTTAATTGGAAGGATAATTCCAGATGTTGAATCAAGTTCAGTTTGACATTGCTCCCAGAAACAAACTGTGATGTATTTTTGTTAAAAGTTTTTGAAAATAAAAATTTAAATCCGATTTTAAATCGGGTGGAGAAAAAATGAAAAAATTAGTTTTAGTTCTGACACTTTTAATGATAACATCTGCTTTTGCGCAAGTTGAAACAAGCACTCCCAGAAGCTATGCCATACCCCAGTTTTATTTTAATGCGCTGAACTTCGCTGGGGATATGACCCAGGGCGAAAGCAGAGTTGATATCTATATTCAAGTCCCGTATGAATATCTTCAATTCGTTAAAGAAGGTGATTATTATGTCGCAAATT
Encoded here:
- a CDS encoding SSU ribosomal protein S12P methylthiotransferase, with the translated sequence MKNEKKKIHLLTLGCPKNLVDSEILMSRLKDKFQIVEKPEKAQILIINTCGFINSAKQESIDKIFEAIELKEKGKLDKIYVMGCLSERYKDELENEIPEVDKFFGVEKFSEVLKELGIDYKYELLGERDVLTTGHYAYLKISEGCDNPCSFCAIPLIRGKHTSRPMEEIIKEARKLAWKGVKELIIIAQDTTYYGLDIYGERKLAELLSRLSEIDGIEWIRLMYTFPAKFPEEVLDVIAHNPKICKYIDIPIQHISDKVLKSMRRGITKRKTIELLEKIREKISDVSIRTSLIVGYPEETQKEFEELLDFVYRFKFDRLGVFTYSQEEGTFAYKLGDPIPDEEKERRMALIMNAQHDIIIEKNENMLGKKVRVLIDRKEKNYYVGRTQWDAPEIDLEVLIQNENLKVGEFYEVEIYDFFEYDLIGRIIPDVESSSV